In the Haloferula helveola genome, one interval contains:
- a CDS encoding substrate-binding domain-containing protein has protein sequence MPIQVARHLRREITEGRLSGSMPGVHTLAAELGVHRATVDAALRALEKQGFLIPQGVGRRRLIRLPEDSRAKIRLRVGIMLYDPQDKDLPFMIDLRHRLLEAGHAPHFAKRTLSELSFDPERLAPVVKKSETDAWIVLAGSREVLSWFAERTIPVFAIFGGMLRLPVAGGGPAKALAFRQLTRRLLELGHQRIVLLSDSPASHEEPGLLAGAILDELAKAGIATGPYNVPGWDGSPDGVRQTLDRLFAATPPTALLIDGVLPFATAQQHLSRHGIHAPQDVSLICADPDPLFEWNQPTVAHVGWDIAPLIRRAIRWADNVAQGKPDKRKILPQAKFVDGGTVGPAPR, from the coding sequence GTGCCGATCCAGGTCGCGCGTCACCTGCGTCGGGAAATCACGGAGGGCCGGCTCAGCGGATCGATGCCGGGCGTCCACACGCTGGCGGCCGAGCTGGGGGTCCATCGGGCCACCGTTGACGCCGCACTTCGCGCGCTGGAGAAGCAGGGGTTTCTGATTCCACAGGGGGTGGGCCGCCGCCGGCTGATCCGACTTCCGGAAGACTCGAGAGCCAAGATCCGACTGCGGGTGGGAATCATGCTCTACGATCCCCAAGACAAGGATCTGCCCTTCATGATCGACCTCCGGCACCGGCTGCTGGAAGCCGGGCATGCGCCCCATTTCGCCAAGCGGACGCTCAGCGAGCTGAGCTTCGATCCGGAGCGTCTGGCCCCTGTCGTAAAGAAAAGCGAGACCGACGCATGGATCGTTCTGGCAGGATCTCGGGAAGTCCTGTCGTGGTTCGCGGAGCGGACGATCCCCGTGTTCGCCATTTTCGGCGGCATGCTCCGGCTGCCGGTGGCGGGAGGCGGTCCCGCGAAGGCATTGGCCTTTCGCCAGCTCACCCGCCGCCTGCTTGAGTTGGGCCACCAACGCATCGTGCTTCTCTCGGACTCTCCCGCGAGCCATGAGGAGCCGGGACTGCTCGCAGGTGCCATTCTCGATGAACTCGCCAAAGCCGGCATCGCGACCGGGCCTTACAACGTCCCCGGCTGGGATGGCTCACCGGATGGTGTCAGGCAGACTTTGGATCGCCTTTTTGCCGCGACCCCGCCGACGGCCTTGCTGATCGACGGCGTCCTTCCATTCGCGACAGCCCAGCAGCACCTGAGTCGCCACGGAATTCACGCTCCGCAGGACGTCTCGCTCATCTGCGCCGATCCCGATCCGCTTTTCGAGTGGAACCAACCCACGGTCGCCCATGTCGGCTGGGACATCGCACCCCTCATCCGGCGCGCGATCCGCTGGGCCGACAACGTCGCCCAAGGAAAACCCGACAAGCGGAAAATCCTGCCCCAAGCGAAGTTCGTCGACGGCGGCACCGTGGGACCGGCACCGCGGTGA